One Rhodospirillaceae bacterium genomic region harbors:
- a CDS encoding penicillin acylase family protein — protein MIWLKRITLLFICLVVLVIGSAAWLTWQSLPRVSGDVTLPGPEASIDITRARNGIPYIQAQNEGDAYFALGYVHAQDRLFQMEFMRRLGAGRLAEILGKQALGSDQFMRTLGLYGYAEQNVTALSPETHMVLERYAAGVNAWLATRQQPLPPEFQLLHFTPEPWRPADSMVWQKLMSLSLAGNWRDELLRARLLKLLPPERVAELWPDLVAGSPTTLAAHDFNPAQVASTLIELIDAYAPPTLASNIWALSGEHTSSGKPLLASDPHLGYQAPIIWYLARLEWPGQFRGELGREVRSGATTPGVPFTIIGHNMHTAWGMTTTHADLQDLFIEKLTADGGYETPSGSAKFEERTEVINVRFSDPVTLRVRRTRHGPVVSDLAAFQNADGSQDTVLALAATMLRDDDRTANAVYDMSKSRSVGDTKEALRQFEGPQQNFMYADRFGGIGFSAPALVPIRASGDGTVPVPGWSGDYDWQGWVPYEELPHSMNPASGRLVNANNRPVPEDYPHLIAASFPVGYRAERIDRRLNELAQKQANWQDMLSIQTDAVSTAVHDILPRLLTVTSSENQTTNAVLTALHAWDGTMDRARPEPLIFLSWIDFLKEGLLKDDLGEAYASFRGVNPVLLRNILTGQSNWCDDVLSAPTEDCGQIASQALEKALRWLSDRDETTGADPLTWRWGDFHRAQFAHPLFGRVPGLSALTTVEIEADGSDNTVNRGGYRSARGRAPFLNTHGAGLRAIFDLENLDQSRFITAVGQSGHPASPHYDDLNDSWRDGGMLTLPPAHTLTNAEKLTLLPLAKAIE, from the coding sequence ATGATCTGGCTGAAGCGCATAACCCTACTTTTTATATGCCTGGTTGTCCTTGTCATCGGATCAGCCGCCTGGTTGACGTGGCAATCCCTTCCCCGTGTTTCGGGCGACGTCACACTTCCCGGACCCGAGGCCAGCATAGACATTACGCGCGCGCGCAATGGGATTCCTTACATTCAGGCCCAGAATGAAGGGGATGCCTATTTTGCCCTGGGTTACGTTCATGCCCAAGACCGCCTGTTTCAAATGGAATTCATGCGCCGGCTTGGCGCCGGGCGTCTTGCTGAAATACTGGGGAAACAGGCCCTAGGCTCGGATCAATTCATGCGAACCCTTGGCTTATATGGCTATGCTGAACAAAACGTCACAGCCCTGTCCCCTGAAACACACATGGTCCTTGAACGCTATGCGGCGGGCGTAAATGCGTGGCTTGCAACGCGCCAGCAACCGCTACCGCCAGAATTTCAGCTTTTGCACTTCACGCCCGAGCCGTGGCGTCCCGCAGACAGCATGGTCTGGCAAAAACTGATGAGCCTTTCCTTGGCGGGAAACTGGCGTGATGAATTACTCCGCGCCAGATTGCTAAAACTTCTGCCGCCGGAACGGGTGGCAGAACTGTGGCCGGATTTGGTGGCAGGCTCACCAACCACCCTTGCCGCTCACGATTTTAATCCGGCGCAGGTTGCCAGCACTTTAATCGAACTTATTGATGCCTATGCCCCGCCCACTTTAGCTTCAAATATCTGGGCGTTGAGCGGCGAACATACGAGCAGTGGAAAACCGTTGCTCGCCAGCGATCCGCACCTTGGCTATCAGGCCCCAATCATTTGGTACTTGGCCCGCTTGGAGTGGCCCGGTCAGTTCAGGGGTGAGCTTGGGCGCGAGGTCAGAAGCGGAGCCACAACGCCAGGTGTCCCGTTTACGATTATCGGTCACAACATGCACACGGCTTGGGGCATGACCACCACCCATGCTGATCTGCAAGATCTGTTTATAGAAAAACTCACAGCCGATGGCGGATATGAAACCCCTTCCGGCAGCGCTAAGTTTGAGGAACGAACTGAAGTCATAAACGTGAGGTTCTCAGATCCGGTGACCCTTCGCGTCAGACGCACTCGCCACGGCCCCGTTGTGAGCGATCTAGCCGCCTTTCAAAACGCTGACGGCTCGCAAGATACAGTGCTCGCCCTGGCGGCAACCATGCTCAGAGACGACGACCGCACCGCCAACGCTGTCTATGACATGTCGAAAAGCAGGTCTGTTGGCGACACCAAAGAGGCTTTGCGCCAATTCGAAGGTCCACAACAGAACTTCATGTATGCTGATCGCTTTGGCGGGATCGGCTTCAGCGCTCCGGCCCTCGTCCCCATCCGCGCCTCAGGAGACGGCACCGTGCCGGTTCCTGGCTGGTCAGGAGATTATGATTGGCAAGGCTGGGTGCCTTATGAAGAACTGCCCCATAGCATGAACCCAGCCTCTGGGCGTTTGGTCAATGCCAACAATCGGCCCGTGCCTGAAGACTATCCGCATTTGATTGCGGCCAGTTTCCCGGTCGGGTATCGCGCCGAGCGCATTGACCGGCGGTTGAATGAACTCGCTCAAAAACAAGCCAACTGGCAGGATATGCTTTCTATTCAAACCGATGCCGTATCCACCGCGGTTCATGATATTCTGCCGCGTCTGCTAACTGTAACGAGTTCAGAAAACCAGACCACAAACGCTGTTCTTACGGCCCTTCACGCCTGGGACGGCACCATGGATCGCGCCCGACCTGAGCCATTGATCTTCTTAAGCTGGATCGATTTCCTCAAAGAAGGATTGCTCAAAGACGACCTGGGCGAAGCCTATGCGTCTTTTAGAGGTGTCAATCCTGTTCTCTTGCGCAACATCCTAACAGGGCAATCAAACTGGTGTGACGATGTCTTGTCGGCACCAACGGAAGACTGCGGACAGATTGCGTCTCAAGCACTGGAAAAGGCGCTCAGGTGGCTGTCTGATAGAGACGAAACAACAGGCGCTGATCCGCTCACTTGGCGTTGGGGCGACTTTCACCGGGCTCAGTTTGCTCACCCGCTCTTTGGCAGGGTGCCCGGACTCTCCGCGCTCACCACCGTCGAAATTGAGGCCGATGGCTCGGATAATACGGTCAATCGTGGCGGTTACCGGTCTGCCCGTGGTCGCGCACCGTTTCTCAACACCCATGGTGCCGGGTTGCGCGCCATTTTTGACCTGGAAAATTTGGATCAATCCCGGTTCATAACGGCGGTCGGGCAATCTGGGCATCCGGCGTCTCCCCATTATGATGATTTGAATGACTCCTGGCGCGATGGGGGCATGCTGACCTTACCTCCGGCACACACCCTCACCAACGCAGAAAAGCTAACATTGTTGCCACTGGCCAAAGCAATTGAATAA
- a CDS encoding oligosaccharide flippase family protein yields the protein MTQFDDTPVPSGLERLDQDKKDIKRGSTLSILGFLVRLSARVPFLLIAGRLYGTSTYGEYVLLTAIVETVALLSTFGLKRTIFHFMSEGDDQKGTAIKDNAIIVRHALILGFGLSLSLVALVQIFALPILSFFDAEDILSSLILLSWAIPFISLTDICLSATLSKRLMRYEIIVRSFVEPIALTVLSLFFFYAGFKESGLVYAFFCAFGLAALCSLMFCHFVFTWRSIVLGPIALSRLIMMAKSSAYTCLHDLVRVLVSRIDTFAVGYFFSTSAVGIYGMAQQFLTIVEKIALSFYPMLMPVVASAVRDGDRHRLLQQLWSAAKRLIMLQLPIVGLFFFLGKEILALIEPEFVSAWPVLMILSLGCLINALLQLVEVPLTYMRPHINVIAGVGGIILYLLAITKMQTAFGVNGIALTSVTATFMANIGLMILFARSRLKEKNGPQGKR from the coding sequence ATGACCCAGTTTGATGATACCCCGGTGCCATCGGGCTTGGAGCGTCTTGACCAGGACAAAAAAGACATCAAACGCGGCTCAACCCTCAGTATTCTAGGGTTTCTTGTCAGGCTGTCGGCGCGCGTCCCTTTTCTTTTGATCGCGGGACGCCTCTACGGCACATCCACCTATGGCGAATATGTTCTGCTGACAGCGATTGTTGAAACCGTCGCGCTGTTGTCGACCTTTGGTCTTAAAAGAACCATTTTTCATTTCATGTCAGAAGGTGACGACCAAAAAGGCACTGCAATAAAAGACAATGCAATAATTGTGCGCCACGCCCTGATTCTCGGCTTCGGACTCTCCCTGAGCCTGGTGGCTTTGGTCCAAATATTTGCGCTTCCTATTCTGTCTTTTTTTGATGCTGAAGATATTCTCTCAAGCCTGATCCTCTTATCTTGGGCCATCCCGTTCATTTCGCTGACCGACATCTGCCTCTCGGCAACCTTGTCCAAGAGACTGATGCGGTACGAAATAATTGTGCGTAGTTTTGTTGAACCCATCGCGCTCACGGTTCTCAGCCTCTTCTTTTTCTATGCTGGATTTAAAGAATCAGGTCTGGTCTACGCGTTCTTTTGTGCGTTCGGATTGGCCGCTCTTTGTTCGCTCATGTTTTGCCATTTTGTGTTCACCTGGCGCAGTATCGTTCTTGGCCCCATCGCCCTCTCTCGCCTTATCATGATGGCTAAAAGTTCGGCCTATACCTGTCTCCATGATCTGGTCCGTGTTTTAGTCAGTCGTATTGATACTTTTGCGGTTGGGTATTTCTTTTCAACCTCTGCCGTCGGAATTTACGGCATGGCACAACAATTCCTCACTATTGTCGAGAAGATTGCGCTCAGCTTCTACCCCATGCTCATGCCCGTTGTTGCGTCAGCGGTCCGTGACGGCGACCGACACAGATTGCTGCAACAACTGTGGTCTGCTGCCAAACGCTTAATCATGCTTCAACTTCCCATCGTCGGGCTCTTTTTCTTTTTAGGAAAAGAGATCTTGGCACTCATCGAGCCGGAGTTTGTGAGTGCATGGCCTGTCCTGATGATTTTATCGCTGGGCTGCTTGATCAACGCCCTATTGCAATTGGTTGAGGTCCCGTTGACCTACATGCGCCCCCACATCAATGTCATCGCAGGTGTTGGAGGAATCATCCTCTATCTTCTGGCAATCACAAAGATGCAAACGGCCTTTGGGGTCAACGGCATCGCCTTAACGTCCGTCACTGCCACGTTTATGGCAAATATAGGATTGATGATCTTGTTCGCGCGGTCGCGCTTGAAAGAAAAAAACGGACCCCAAGGGAAACGCTAA
- a CDS encoding flagellar motor protein MotB encodes MSDRPEFGSGGGGGAGGGNIIIVKRIKKGGHGHHGGAWKVAYADFVTAMMAFFLLLWLLNSVSEDTLSGISNYFTPIAASSNSSGAGGMLGGLTIGEGSQQSQSGSVAVVPLPPPTVGAGGQDLTDPGEGPSRDPTEEDIDEALRERQEAQFEQAADELEQLIQGIPELAELSESLLIDYTPEGLRIQIVDQDGLPLFPSGSAAMYGYTRQIISLVARVVAKLPNELSITGHTDATPFSDPSGYSNWELSADRALATRRVLEDFGVVEQRVAKVTGQAANEPLLEDDPTAPQNRRISIVLLRDDGSAAEAFDRLPDFLQPRAPN; translated from the coding sequence ATGTCAGATCGCCCGGAGTTCGGCTCGGGTGGTGGTGGTGGCGCCGGCGGCGGCAATATCATCATCGTCAAGCGCATCAAGAAAGGTGGCCATGGCCACCATGGTGGCGCGTGGAAGGTGGCCTACGCTGACTTTGTAACGGCCATGATGGCCTTTTTTCTTCTGCTCTGGCTGCTCAATTCTGTGTCTGAAGACACCTTGAGCGGCATTTCAAATTACTTCACGCCCATTGCAGCCTCCAGCAACAGCAGTGGTGCAGGTGGTATGCTTGGCGGGTTGACCATCGGCGAAGGCTCCCAGCAAAGCCAATCCGGCAGTGTTGCTGTCGTCCCGCTTCCCCCGCCCACTGTTGGCGCGGGCGGCCAAGACCTCACTGATCCCGGTGAAGGTCCCTCACGTGACCCGACGGAAGAAGATATTGATGAAGCTTTGAGGGAACGCCAGGAAGCACAATTTGAACAAGCCGCTGATGAACTTGAGCAACTTATTCAAGGTATCCCTGAATTGGCGGAGCTCTCAGAGAGCCTATTGATTGATTACACACCCGAAGGTCTGCGCATCCAGATCGTCGATCAAGATGGCCTGCCCTTATTCCCTTCGGGCAGTGCGGCCATGTATGGCTACACCCGGCAGATCATCAGTCTGGTGGCCCGTGTTGTCGCAAAGCTGCCGAACGAACTGAGCATCACCGGGCACACCGATGCCACACCGTTCAGCGATCCGTCTGGCTACAGTAACTGGGAACTCAGTGCTGACCGTGCCCTTGCTACGCGCCGTGTATTGGAAGACTTTGGCGTGGTCGAACAACGGGTTGCTAAGGTCACTGGTCAAGCTGCCAATGAGCCGCTGTTAGAAGACGACCCCACAGCCCCGCAAAACCGCCGCATCAGTATTGTGCTGCTGCGCGACGATGGTTCTGCGGCAGAAGCCTTTGATCGTTTGCCTGACTTTCTGCAGCCGCGTGCACCAAACTAG
- a CDS encoding arginyltransferase — protein sequence MEYTALTRPQFFFTTAPLPCPYLPDRLERKIVTELNGPKSDTLHEMLAKGGFRRSHSIAYAPACPGCKACVPVRVNVADFKLRRSLARTWKANADITAHVVPARATTEQFELFNHYQRSRHASSDMAHMGFYEYSAMIEDSPIETYLVEFRTPESELIAVCLTDQTNDGLSAVYSFFSADPEYAGLGNFVVLWLIEHARALSLPYIYLGYWIEQSPKMAYKKRFKPLEILGPNGWESLT from the coding sequence ATGGAATATACAGCCCTTACGCGTCCGCAGTTCTTCTTCACCACCGCTCCCTTGCCGTGTCCCTATCTGCCTGACCGGTTAGAGCGTAAAATTGTCACCGAATTAAACGGCCCAAAATCAGACACCCTTCACGAGATGCTGGCCAAGGGCGGTTTCCGTCGCAGTCATTCCATTGCCTATGCGCCTGCCTGCCCTGGCTGTAAGGCTTGCGTGCCGGTCCGGGTGAACGTTGCTGATTTCAAATTGCGCCGTAGTCTCGCCCGCACCTGGAAAGCCAATGCAGACATCACAGCCCATGTGGTTCCTGCCCGAGCCACCACAGAACAATTCGAACTGTTCAACCACTATCAGCGCTCCCGGCATGCGTCCAGCGATATGGCACACATGGGGTTTTACGAATACAGTGCGATGATCGAAGACAGCCCTATAGAGACCTATCTGGTAGAGTTCAGAACACCAGAGAGTGAATTGATCGCGGTCTGTCTGACCGATCAAACCAATGACGGCTTATCAGCCGTCTACAGTTTCTTCTCGGCAGATCCAGAATATGCCGGTTTAGGTAACTTCGTGGTGCTGTGGTTGATTGAACACGCCCGCGCGCTCAGTTTGCCCTATATTTATCTCGGCTATTGGATCGAGCAGAGCCCCAAGATGGCCTATAAGAAACGCTTCAAGCCACTAGAAATTCTTGGCCCAAATGGCTGGGAATCACTTACCTGA